A single window of Prochlorococcus marinus XMU1410 DNA harbors:
- the rpmJ gene encoding 50S ribosomal protein L36, giving the protein MKVRSSVKKISPDDQIVRRRGKIYVINKKRPRNKQRQG; this is encoded by the coding sequence ATGAAGGTCAGATCTTCAGTCAAAAAAATTAGTCCTGACGATCAGATCGTGAGGAGAAGAGGTAAAATCTATGTTATTAACAAGAAAAGACCTCGTAATAAACAGCGTCAGGGTTAA